From one Coffea eugenioides isolate CCC68of chromosome 11, Ceug_1.0, whole genome shotgun sequence genomic stretch:
- the LOC113754516 gene encoding putative late blight resistance protein homolog R1B-16: MPKLRHLYITVACCLRSPSVKMDISLWPFTSKCIQVVSGIRFASCTREVFISMPSLRMLGLSETKEDYEMDWSAKCLKELFYLQELWTFEAMLLQGKYKNTENLDALPSNLRKLTISWSYQPWQNMTSIASLPELEVLKLKNYAFQGPKWEPTEGGFRVLKHLLVEKTDLVSWEATSNHFPCLEHLVLKSCKYLKEVPYGITEISTLKRIELHNCSESAKISATSIEVESLDVVIKSDRFQHSA; this comes from the exons ATGCCAAAGTTAAGGCATCTCTATATTACTGTTGCTTGCTGTTTAAGAAGTCCTTCTGTCAAAATGGATATTAGTTTATGGCCATTCACTTCAAAATGCATCCAAGTTGTGTCCGGAATTAGATTTGCAAGCTGCACCAGGGAAGTTTTCATCAGCATGCCTTCTCTAAGGATGTTAGGATTGTCTGAAACCAAGGAAGACTATGAGATGGATTGGTCAGCCAAATGCCTAAAAGAGCTTTTCTATTTGCAAGAACTTTGGACTTTTGAAGCTATGCTTCTACAGGGAAAGTACAAAAATACGGAGAATCTTGATGCTTTGCCATCTAATCTCAGGAAATTGACCATAAGTTGGAGCTATCAACCATGGCAGAATATGACCTCCATTGCCTCGTTACCCGAACTGGAGGTgctcaaactgaaaaattatGCTTTCCAAGGGCCAAAGTGGGAACCAACTGAAGGGGGCTTTCGTGTTTTGAAGCACTTGCTGGTTGAGAAGACTGATCTAGTGTCATGGGAGGCCACAAGCAATCACTTTCCATGTCTTGAGCATCTAGTTCTCAAGTCTTGCAAGTACCTGAAAGAGGTTCCCTACGGTATTACAGAAATTTCTACCCTGAAGCGGATAGAGTTGCACAACTGTAGTGAATCTGCAAAAATTTCTGCTACAAGTATTGAAGTTGAAAGCCTTGATGTTGTCATCAAAAGCGATAG ATTTCAGCACTCAGCATAA
- the LOC113752554 gene encoding disease resistance protein RPP13-like, giving the protein MKSKIIEFKHVTLGDQRESLIGIHYVRKVVRKFFDGESGICQGLLQTLQIARSVRQMMRKMYDKRAGGKEYLQSGNASLGGSLQHDSNKQHIVIGLDDYLGRMLDQITGFPSRLEIVTIVGMGGIGKTTLAKNIFDHPYTIYHFYCRAWVAVSQVYQVRDLLSGILSSVGQLNAETYSKTNDQLAEVLYRSLKGRRYLIVMDDMWSAKAWDDVKRSFPNDKNGSRVIVTTRFNGCGYLCQSENASSFYEPAKHREIPNFMMKFKIFLQMGFFVCSILSSDVRICKIRAH; this is encoded by the coding sequence atgAAGTCAAAGATCATTGAATTCAAACATGTAACACTCGGTGATCAAAGAGAATCACTGATAGGGATTCATTACGTCCGGAAAGTAGTTAGGAAATTCTTTGATGGAGAGAGTGGGATTTGTCAAGGTTTGTTGCAGACACTGCAGATTGCTCGTTCAGTTAGACAAATGATGAGGAAGATGTATGATAAAAGAGCTGGTGGCAAGGAATATTTGCAGTCAGGAAATGCTTCACTCGGGGGCTCATTACAGCACGATTCAAATAAGCAACATATTGTGATTGGCCTTGATGACTACTTGGGTAGAATGCTGGACCAAATTACTGGATTTCCATCTAGACTAGAAATCGTCACGATTGTTGGGATGGGTGGCATCGGTAAAACAACACTTGCCAAAAACATCTTTGATCATCCTTACACCATTTATCACTTCTATTGTCGTGCATGGGTTGCAGTGTCCCAAGTTTATCAAGTGAGGGATTTGTTATCAGGCATTTTGAGCTCTGTTGGTCAACTCAATGCTGAAACCTATTCAAAAACCAATGACCAATTAGCTGAGGTCTTGTATAGAAGTTTGAAGGGCAGGAGATATTTAATTGTCATGGATGATATGTGGAGTGCTAAGGCTTGGGATGATGTCAAAAGATCTTttccaaatgataaaaatggaAGTCGAGTAATAGTAACTACTCGGTTTAACGGATGTGGCTATCTATGTCAATCCGAAAATGCCTCCTCATTTTATGAGCCTGCTAAGCATAGAGAAATTCctaattttatgatgaaatttaaaatttttctacaaatggGGTTTTTTGTGTGTAGCATTCTGTCAAGTGATGTTCGCATTTGCAAAATACGAGCTCACTGA
- the LOC113752555 gene encoding uncharacterized protein LOC113752555 translates to MADDEIVSLLKEVDGLTTILRKILNIKVLQAKLFIEKVGEVIRVLEMDGPRTLPDQLLEDIAPLALPIGDFVRRTKPQITSPSYDEYRMNIRHGWERMLSREVPELVEQIGLNENKLEKFLDESDFYNSWEDLRHNLALLPCRDAVMDLLQSCRELKDAMNFFSEVGTESAFLCQHLKFLRSFAELCERSNEWRCRQFVNGIMHVANKALDALECADRDSLRSEMREFKSNVYASAALLMENCIEETAKKFFYGKNGKRLVLLETLEMLHSFTEEIDTACGKLGSEDRQSHNTSFGRNGFPSLSMIRDKFARGDLPSLPITYYLRAFPLIEGRKRGRVSVRSGIRRPNKQVHYLRASGGKRRRVSNIILELQMNRIESSRVSA, encoded by the coding sequence ATGGCTGATGATGAAATTGTTAGTCTGCTGAAGGAGGTGGACGGGCTAACAACTATCCTACGCAAAATACTGAATATCAAGGTATTGCAAGCCAAGTTATTTATTGAAAAAGTTGGTGAGGTCATCAGAGTATTGGAAATGGATGGACCCCGAACTTTGCCGGACCAATTACTAGAAGATATTGCACCTCTTGCACTGCCTATAGGAGATTTTGTTCGGAGAACTAAGCCACAAATTACTTCACCGTCATATGATGAGTACAGGATGAATATTCGTCACGGCTGGGAACGAATGCTATCAAGAGAAGTGCCAGAATTAGTAGAACAGATTGGCTTAAATGAGAATAAGCTGGAGAAATTTCTTGATGAATCTGACTTCTACAACTCCTGGGAAGATTTACGCCACAATTTAGCCTTGCTACCTTGTCGTGACGCGGTGATGGATCTGCTTCAGTCTTGTCGAGAACTCAAAGACGCCATGAACTTTTTCAGTGAAGTGGGGACTGAATCAGCTTTTCTCTGCCAACATCTAAAGTTCTTGCGGAGCTTTGCTGAGCTGTGCGAGCGTTCCAATGAATGGCGTTGCCGCCAATTTGTGAACGGCATCATGCATGTTGCTAACAAAGCTCTTGATGCGCTGGAATGTGCAGATAGAGATAGTCTTAGGTCAGAGATGCGGGAATTTAAATCGAATGTATATGCTTCAGCTGCGCTTCTAATGGAAAATTGTATTGAGGAGACggccaagaaatttttttatggAAAAAATGGCAAGCGATTGGTTTTGTTGGAGACTTTAGAAATGCTTCATTCCTTCACGGAAGAGATTGATACTGCTTGTGGGAAACTTGGCAGCGAAGATCGTCAATCGCATAACACTTCATTTGGAAGAAATGGTTTTCCTTCACTGTCTATGATTCGCGACAAATTTGCTAGGGGAGATCTTCCTTCACTGCCTATCACGTATTATCTACGTGCTTTTCCTTTAAttgaaggaagaaaaagagggaGAGTTAGTGTCAGGTCTGGTATCAGACGACCTAACAAACAGGTTCATTATCTGCGTGCTtctggaggaaaaagaagaagagtgTCTAATATCATACTAGAGCTGCAAATGAATcgaattgaatcgagccgagtctcggCCTAG
- the LOC113752556 gene encoding putative late blight resistance protein homolog R1A-3, whose protein sequence is MHVIQRRSAKGVQTGTRNQRRLSFHLDPYSDVSAAPAIPHVSSFLCFTLGANIVPDILFFQLGFKLLRVLDIFFLHFDYFPDQILKLIHLRYLALNVTYELPASVSQLRNLQTLVIHGPWLCRESGGSPILLLEYWSMPSLRHVHITAACHLKNPFTVQDNLPRPFASEHLQTLYTIQFSCCTKEVFSVMPHLKKLGICETKEDFSTDSLSQVLNNLVCLQELETLECSFHAQNREVRKNLGLAALPVTLKHLSLSWSYLPWEDMTFIAMLPNLEVLKLKNYAFQGPKWEPTEEGFHSLKHLLIENTDLIHWEAIIVRHFPCLQHLVLKSCKLLEEIPFGVEELGTLQRLEAHYCSELIENSAKEIQEQIEGIDVIIRSDRYVKHSPCMILDL, encoded by the coding sequence CCACATGTCTCATCTTTTCTGTGTTTCACACTGGGTGCTAATATAGTACCTGATATTCTATTCTTTCAGTTAGGCTTTAAGTTGCTTAGAGTATTAGACATATTCTTTCTGCATTTCGATTACTTCCCTGATCAAATACTAAAACTGATACATTTGAGGTATCTTGCACTCAATGTTACTTATGAGCTTCCTGCCTCAGTTTCCCAACTGAGGAATCTCCAGACCTTAGTCATTCATGGTCCATGGCTTTGTCGGgaatctggcggtagcccaatATTGTTGCTGGAGTATTGGAGTATGCCTTCACTGAGGCATGTGCATATTACTGCAGCTTGTCATCTAAAGAATCCTTTCACTGTACAAGATAACCTTCCTCGTCCATTTGCTTCAGAACACCTGCAAACTCTCTATAcaatacaattttcatgttgcACAAAGGAAGTTTTCAGTGTCATGCCCCATCTTAAGAAACTGGGAATTTGTGAAACTAAAGAAGACTTCAGCACAGACAGTTTGTCACAAGTCCTAAATAATCTTGTTTGCTTGCAAGAACTTGAAACCCTGGAGTGTTCCTTCCACGCACAAAATAGAGAAGTGCGAAAGAATTTGGGCTTGGCTGCTTTGCCAGTGACTCTTAAGCATTTGAGTTTGAGTTGGAGTTACTTACCATGGGAAGATATGACCTTTATTGCCATGTTGCCCAACCTTGAGGTGCTTAAACTCAAAAATTATGCTTTCCAAGGGCCAAAATGGGAGCCAACTGAAGAAGGTTTTCATAGTCTAAAGCACTTGCTAATTGAAAACACTGATTTGATCCATTGGGAAGCAATAATAGTTCGCCACTTTCCGTGCCTTCAACATCTTGTTCTGAAATCATGCAAGCTCTTGGAGGAGATCCCTTTTGGTGTTGAGGAACTTGGTACCCTGCAGCGGCTTGAGGCCCACTATTGTAGTGAACTTATTGAGAATTCTGCtaaagaaattcaagaacaGATTGAAGGCATTGATGTTATTATCAGAAGTGATCGGTATGTTAAACATTCTCCTTGTATGATTCTTGACTTGTGA